The nucleotide sequence CCGGAGATATGATTTTAGTTTGGACTTCGCAAATACTTAGCCCTCGCTTTTGGTCCTCACTTAACTCTGGGCCAAAGAACCAAGCCACAAAGGAAGGCTCGGCTCCCAGCCTCATTTCCTGGCAAACACCACCTGTAAATACTCAGCCTTTCTGGGTATGTCCAAGCTGGTGGTAAACACACCTGGGGTATTCTGATCACTTTCTGGAATCTTAATAGTTGTGGCGATTATGCTGAAAGATACCAAGTCCAGCTTGACAAGAGAAAAGATGTCCACGTGTCATCTCAGAAGACCAATGGAATACTTGGAACGTAGGTCCCGTGAGTGGGAATGGCACGTTGTTCCCCGTCCCGCATCCTGAGGGAGCCTCCCCAGCTGCACTTTATCTCTAAGGCAGGGCCGGGTCCGCGCGCCCTTCGCCGACCGCCCCGTAGGGCTGGCCAGGCCTGAGCCCGGGGTTCGGGGTCCGGAGAGTCGAGGTCCGGATGGAGAGGCGGGGGCTCGAGTCCAGGTCCAGAGGGCGGGGCTGGGATCAGGGGTCCAGGaccggggggcggggcggggtcagGGAAGGCGGGGTCCAGAGGCGCCGGCTTTGGTCCGGGTCAAGGGTCCAGGATAGGAGGTCGGGGTCAGGGCTCAGATCCAGTGAGCCCGGGCTGGGGTCGGGATCCAGGACCCGAGGGCGGGGTCTGGGTCGGGCCGTGGAGTCGAGGTCCGGGGTCGGGTCTCGGAGTCCGGGTCCAGAGGGCCGGGACGGGGTGGGGATCAATGGCCCGGCGGCGAGGTTCAGGGGCGGGCTCCAGGGTccggggctggggcctgggaccAGGACCTGGCGGGCGTAGTCGGCACCGCCCCGCGGCCCCGGCGCCGCGCCCCGCCTCCCACAGGCGGCGGCCATGGCGGTCAGGCGGGTCCCGGCGTCAGCGGGCGCCGCGCTCCGGAGGCAGCCGCCCGCCGCCCCGCCAGCAAAACCTCCCCGGGTCGGAGCAGAGTTCCGACAGCACCTCAGCTTCACCCTCTGCTCCTCTTCCGAGGGGGACCGAGGCGGCTCCGGGCCGGACTCGCAGGGAGGCCAGAAAGCGACGGCGGGGATTCTGGCGAGCGAAGAGTTAACAGCGGCGGAGCGGCGGATCGCGGAGCTTCACGCGGCCGCCTGCGCGGTGAGGCCCCGCCCCTTCCTCCCtggccgccccgcccctcccaggcctcccccCTCGGACGGCTGCCGGGGGAGCCGTGCGCCTGCGCGGTgaggcccctcctccctgccccgccccagcGGCCCCGCCCCTCTAGGCAGTACCGCCCCTCCTGGAAGCCCCGCCCCTCCTGGAAGCCCCGCCtagacagcagcccctgggtcagGGACCCTGAGCGTACCGCCGGGGAAAGAGGTTGCTGGAGGCCCgagctggcctggcctgggcgaaGGCCTCGGACAGCGCGCACGCTTCCCGCTCAGAACTTTTCGCCTGAAAACTGGCCACGGTTTCCTATTCCGCGCAAAGAGTTAACTTGTATCCGTCCTGAGTATGAATTCGACTCTTATGAATGCGACTGTTTCTgggcgggggtgtgtgtgtgtggcactgggggaggaggcagaggagccgAGAAGTCACAGGAAAAATATGTCGTGTGTTTATCTGCAGGATCAGTTAAACACTGCCATCCAATGATTTCAATAATGAaaaaagttcttatttttaatttattttaatttttgctaccATCCTTTTGTCCTTTCCACGCTCACGGAGCACAGTTACAAAGGACACTGTAATCAGGCCTTTCCATTCTTCCCAGAGAATTCTTgaactatgttttcttctgttttgaggaTTTGACAATTGCTTGTTAGTACTAGTATCAAAACTTACCATCTTCCTTCACGCTTTCTAACACCTCAGACTAATAAGTTTAAAGGTAGCGTGTTTATATTTTTATCCTTTTGAGAGAGCAAGTGAGTTCTATAATAAAGACACAAAAGAGATATGAAAGTAGCCTGTTGAATACACTGCGTGTGGTCAGTGCTTGTTAGGGCTAGTATTATATGGTCCAACTTGAGCCAAAGGAGCAGAGAAGAAAACCTTGGAGGTTACCtaaagttgacttttttttttcttttttttttactgacagtaatccctgagatccactgTTGGGCTCATTCAAGTGTTGAATATTCTGCACAAAGACTCTAGAAAATGACTGACAGCTTTTGATTGTTcttgtttatacttttttatttctttaatttttatactcttaaaaataaCATGTATAATTTGTTTCCATTCTTCACCATATAAATGTGGTAAATAGAGCAGGAAGTTTTATTCCCTGGAGCACACACCAGTGGCCTGGAAAGAGGTTCAATCAGcctgggaaaggaaagaaactttTTCTCACTCGGGGAATCCACACTTGATCAGTGTCAGTATTGCAGTTTAAATGACCATCCAGGAGACCATAAATAAACCCAGTAACAAGGTTGTTTTTATTTGTCCACAAATCAGGGCCCCCTCCCAGTGGTCCTTCCTCCACatttccaggcagctctcttacCTGTCTCCCTGGGCTGACACGCATCCCTGAACGTCTGTTCTGCAGTCAAACTGTTGGCATTCTTGCCACATCTTTGCCGCCATTACCTAAGGCTCATTTACTAAGGATGAATTAAGTTTGTGTGGGCCACCAGTGAGCTCAAAGTTTCTCCATCAACATGGAAAGCAGGAGAGAGGCCCAGGCTCAGAAGCAATTGGTTAGACTCCCGGATTCCAGGTAATTGCTCTCCGAAGACCCCCAGCCTGACACGTGGAAAGAAGCTGGCTAACAGAGTTCCTagtattcttttgtttttcttccaagtCTTCCAAGGCGGGCTTGGTAAATAAAGAAGTGAGGTCTTGACAATCAGTCATTCTAAAGTAGTGTTTAGTGCTCCTGGTTTCAAGTAatctgcctctgtggtcacaaAGGCCCCTTAGACTGGCCTTGGGGCTTGATTGCTGTGTGTCTGCTGCCCTGGGCTCGCTCTGCTGGAGGGTCTCAGAGGAGACCTAGACTTGAACTCCAGTTGTCCTTTTGCTCCATGCTTTATTCACGAAGCGTAGTTGATTAAAACCCGAACTAGGGCAAAATATCCAGACATTAAGGAAGACACCCTGAAGATGTAGTTTGTCACATGCAAAAATATATGTTAGAAGACATATAAGTGTCACATGTGCTTTAATGAAGAGGCTGTATGCAGGAATCGTGCAGAGTGACTGCGTGGTAGAAGGGTTATTTGAAAAGCCCAGgagaaagtttctcttcagaaTCTCAAGGCTAAACTAAATAACATCACCCACGTGGCCCAGATCCACAGAAGAGCCTGTGTTATTTACTTTATCTTGGGACACCTTTTAAAAACCATGTCTGAGTGTAGGTAGAGCCTGCTTCTTTGGCATCTGAAGTGTTGCAGGGAAAGTTGCTTTTGATCAAACTTGTGAAAGCAGTGAGTGTTAACATGTTAAAACAATACTTTTATTTTGCTTAAAGACGGCACTAACAacactccaaaaaaaagaaaatagtgttAAAATGTGCAGTGGAGTAACACATCATGAAGGTAAGGAAAAGTGTTCCATAAAACTGAGGGTAATACTCTTT is from Vicugna pacos chromosome 23, VicPac4, whole genome shotgun sequence and encodes:
- the C23H1orf53 gene encoding uncharacterized protein C1orf53 homolog, yielding MAVRRVPASAGAALRRQPPAAPPAKPPRVGAEFRQHLSFTLCSSSEGDRGGSGPDSQGGQKATAGILASEELTAAERRIAELHAAACAAGQLNYEDPATGYLVLTQLAHLQRGECCGSACRHCPYGQINVKDPSKKKQFNSYFYV